In Stenotrophomonas sp. 610A2, one DNA window encodes the following:
- a CDS encoding FAD-dependent oxidoreductase, producing the protein MTSNAAPDLSSRHDLVVIGAGVVGLATAYAAAKRGCSVLLLDRNSGPALGTSFANGAQLSYAYTDAMAGPATWAQLPEMAFGRNGPFRTRWSADPDFLRWGLAFLRQANAAGLQRNTLATLELALESRQAMQALLQLHPIEFNHEVSGKLHLYPSAEGVQGAASMIALKRGYGVQQRLVDAAEATAIEPALSGAPWLAGGVYSPEEEAGDPYRFSQGLLQVLQQHYGVQALFGFDTQSLRRAEGQWQLQARDGRRLQAARVLVCAGIDSPALLKPLRLRMPVMAIKGYSFTAPLGANAPKVSITDTKRKLVFCRLGERIRVAGLADLNDWNPTPEPKRLATLIYQARASLPEAADYDHIESSWAGLRPVTPWSSPIIRNLGDGLACNIGHGMLGWTLAMGSAERAVQQLLGTP; encoded by the coding sequence ATGACATCCAACGCCGCGCCCGATCTTTCCTCCCGCCATGACCTGGTCGTCATCGGCGCTGGCGTGGTGGGCCTGGCCACTGCGTATGCCGCCGCAAAGCGCGGCTGCTCGGTACTGCTGTTGGATCGCAATAGCGGGCCTGCGCTGGGCACTTCGTTCGCCAACGGCGCACAGCTCAGCTACGCCTACACCGACGCGATGGCTGGTCCGGCAACCTGGGCACAACTGCCGGAAATGGCGTTCGGCCGCAACGGGCCTTTCCGCACGCGCTGGTCGGCCGACCCGGATTTCCTGCGCTGGGGCCTGGCTTTCCTACGCCAAGCCAACGCAGCGGGACTGCAGCGCAACACCTTGGCCACGCTGGAACTGGCGCTGGAATCGCGTCAGGCCATGCAGGCCTTGCTGCAGCTGCACCCCATCGAGTTCAACCACGAGGTCTCCGGCAAGCTGCACCTGTATCCGTCCGCCGAGGGCGTGCAGGGAGCGGCTTCGATGATCGCGCTCAAGCGCGGTTACGGCGTGCAGCAACGGCTTGTCGATGCCGCCGAGGCCACCGCCATCGAGCCCGCACTCAGCGGCGCACCGTGGTTGGCTGGCGGGGTTTATTCGCCCGAGGAAGAAGCCGGCGATCCCTACCGCTTCAGCCAAGGCTTGCTGCAGGTTCTGCAGCAACACTACGGCGTGCAGGCGCTGTTCGGTTTCGATACGCAGTCACTGCGTCGCGCGGAAGGGCAGTGGCAACTGCAGGCCCGCGACGGCCGCAGGCTGCAGGCGGCGCGCGTACTGGTCTGCGCCGGCATCGACAGCCCCGCCCTGCTCAAGCCATTGCGCTTGCGCATGCCGGTGATGGCAATCAAGGGCTATTCCTTCACTGCACCATTGGGTGCCAACGCCCCCAAGGTCAGCATCACCGACACCAAACGCAAACTGGTGTTCTGCCGTCTTGGCGAGCGCATCCGTGTTGCCGGCCTGGCCGACCTCAACGACTGGAATCCGACGCCGGAACCCAAGCGGCTGGCCACACTTATCTACCAAGCACGTGCCTCACTGCCTGAAGCTGCCGACTACGATCACATCGAAAGCAGTTGGGCTGGCCTGCGTCCGGTCACGCCGTGGAGCTCACCCATCATCAGGAACCTCGGCGATGGTCTGGCCTGCAACATCGGCCACGGCATGCTCGGCTGGACGCTGGCGATGGGCAGTGCCGAGCGGGCCGTGCAGCAGTTGCTGGGCACCCCCTGA
- a CDS encoding RidA family protein, which translates to MSDIKRYGAEGGVGQGKQHMPFSRAVEADGWLFVSGQVPMRDGELVAGTVTEQSHVVIGNVLAILAEAGYGPEHVVRCGVWLDDARDFYAFNGVFKHYFGENPPARACVESRMVVDCKVEVDCVAYKRPKRD; encoded by the coding sequence ATGAGTGACATCAAACGCTATGGCGCCGAAGGTGGCGTTGGCCAGGGCAAGCAGCACATGCCGTTCTCGCGCGCAGTCGAAGCCGACGGCTGGCTGTTCGTGTCCGGGCAGGTACCGATGCGCGACGGCGAACTGGTCGCCGGCACCGTGACCGAACAATCACATGTGGTGATCGGCAACGTGCTGGCGATCCTGGCCGAGGCCGGCTACGGCCCCGAGCACGTCGTGCGCTGCGGCGTATGGCTGGATGACGCCCGCGATTTCTACGCCTTCAATGGTGTGTTCAAGCATTACTTTGGAGAAAACCCGCCGGCCCGCGCCTGTGTCGAAAGCCGCATGGTGGTGGACTGCAAGGTGGAAGTGGACTGCGTGGCCTACAAGCGCCCGAAGCGCGATTGA
- the gltS gene encoding sodium/glutamate symporter has product MIQLDAVQTVAFAGLTLFAGYALCRAIPFFRRYNLPEPVVGGLLVALAVWWAHSQQTTLFTLDTTLKTPLMVAFFTTLGINASVRLLRVSGKQVMLFLLIGSIFAVLQNLIGISVAKMFGLNPMFGVLAGSATLTGGPATGLAFAGHFEQAGLVGAESLAVTAAMAGIICGGLVGGPVITVLMQRFKVKHPSQKATGAQLGEDEAVTVRYPSESAREFDALKSIVVLLMAMWLGVWVGKGFEGIGLTLPTYIGAMLVGAIIRNIDDYTGWIKLSVPTTDLIGNISLALFLAIALMDLKLWELAGMGLPLLVNLIIQVSVVALFAVPIYWLMGRDYDAAVMGGGFIGFMLGTTANAMAVMRRLAQRYGPAPRAFLVAPLVGAFFIDFINALIITGFLNFWPH; this is encoded by the coding sequence ATGATCCAACTTGACGCAGTACAGACAGTCGCCTTTGCCGGCTTGACCCTGTTCGCCGGCTACGCATTGTGCCGCGCCATTCCGTTTTTCCGCCGCTACAACCTGCCTGAACCGGTGGTTGGCGGCCTCCTGGTTGCCCTTGCAGTGTGGTGGGCACACAGCCAGCAAACCACCCTGTTCACCTTGGACACCACGCTCAAGACACCCTTGATGGTGGCTTTCTTCACCACGCTCGGCATCAACGCCAGCGTCCGGCTGCTGCGGGTCAGCGGCAAGCAGGTGATGTTGTTCCTGCTGATCGGCAGCATCTTCGCGGTGCTGCAGAACCTGATCGGCATCAGCGTGGCCAAGATGTTCGGCCTGAATCCGATGTTCGGTGTGCTGGCCGGTTCGGCCACCCTGACCGGCGGCCCGGCCACCGGTCTGGCCTTTGCCGGGCATTTCGAGCAGGCCGGCCTGGTCGGCGCGGAAAGCCTGGCAGTGACGGCGGCCATGGCCGGCATCATCTGCGGCGGTCTGGTCGGCGGCCCGGTGATCACCGTGTTGATGCAGCGCTTCAAGGTGAAGCATCCCAGCCAGAAGGCCACCGGCGCGCAACTCGGCGAAGACGAAGCAGTCACCGTGCGCTACCCCAGCGAGTCCGCGCGCGAGTTCGATGCCCTCAAGAGCATCGTCGTGCTGCTGATGGCGATGTGGCTGGGCGTGTGGGTAGGCAAGGGTTTCGAAGGTATCGGCCTGACCCTGCCGACCTATATCGGCGCGATGCTGGTTGGCGCCATCATCCGCAACATCGATGACTACACCGGCTGGATCAAGCTGTCGGTACCGACCACCGATCTGATCGGCAACATCTCGCTTGCCCTGTTCCTGGCCATCGCGCTGATGGACCTGAAGCTGTGGGAATTGGCTGGCATGGGCTTGCCGCTGTTGGTCAACCTGATCATCCAGGTCTCGGTCGTTGCATTGTTCGCGGTGCCGATCTACTGGCTGATGGGCCGTGACTACGACGCGGCGGTGATGGGCGGCGGCTTCATCGGCTTCATGCTCGGCACCACCGCCAACGCGATGGCGGTGATGCGTCGACTGGCGCAGCGCTACGGGCCGGCGCCACGCGCCTTCCTGGTGGCTCCGCTGGTCGGCGCCTTCTTCATCGACTTCATCAATGCGCTGATCATCACCGGCTTCCTGAACTTCTGGCCGCACTAA